The following are from one region of the Carassius auratus strain Wakin chromosome 13, ASM336829v1, whole genome shotgun sequence genome:
- the LOC113112818 gene encoding suppressor of fused homolog isoform X3 — protein sequence MDEMRPSSAAAAAAAHLGLASLFPPGLQAIYGESRRLYPDQANPLQVTAIVKYWLGGPDPLDYISMYRNMGCPGQDIPEHWHYVSLGLSDLYGDNRVHEFTGQEGPSGFGFELTFRLKREAGETGPPTWPAELMQGLARYVFQSENTFCSGDHISWHSPLDNSESRIQHMLLTEDPQMLPVQTPFGHVSFLQIVGVCTEELQAAQQWNGQGILDLLRGVHIAGGPWLITDMRRGETIFEIDPHMQQERVDKGIETDGSNLSGVSAKCAWDDLSRPPEDEDDSRSICIGSQPRRLSDKDTEQIREALRKGLEINSKSVLPPISSQRHSQDRPQSRKGSLESESSAAIVPHELVRTRQLESVHLKFNQESGTLLPLCLRGRLLHGRHFTYKSINGDTAITFVSTGVEGAFATEEHPYAAHGPWLQILLTEEFVEQMLAEIQDLSTREVSKLPKEYSWPDKKLKISVLPDTVFDSPLQ from the exons ATGGATGAGATGCGGCCTAGCagcgcagcagcagcagcagcagcgcaccTCGGCCTCGCCTCGCTCTTTCCCCCGGGATTGCAGGCCATTTATGGGGAATCCAGGCGCCTGTATCCCGATCAGGCGAACCCGCTGCAAGTCACAGCCATTGTGAAGTACTG GTTAGGGGGTCCAGATCCTCTGGACTACATCAGTATGTACAGAAACATGGGATGTCCTGGACAAGACATACCAGAACATTGGCACTATGTCAGCTTGGGTCTTAGTGATTTGTACGGGGACAACAGAGTTCATGA ATTCACAGGCCAAGAGGGCCCAAGTGGTTTTGGTTTTGAGCTCACATTTCGCTTGAAGAGAGAAGCAGGAGAGACGGGACCCCCTACCTGGCCAGCTGAGCTCATGCAAGGCCTGGCTCGATATGTGTTTCAATCAG AAAACACATTCTGTAGCGGCGATCACATTTCGTGGCACAGTCCGTTGGACAACAGCGAGTCTAGAATCCAGCATATGTTACTCACGGAGGACCCCCAGATGCTGCCAGTGCAGACCCCCTTTGGTCACGTCAGCTTCCTTCAG ATTGTGGGTGTTTGCACAGAGGAGCTGCAGGCAGCGCAGCAGTGGAACGGTCAAGGCATTCTGGACCTGCTGAGAGGAGTGCACAT CGCTGGGGGTCCATGGTTAATCACTGACATGAGAAGAGGGGAAACTATTTTTGAGATTGATCCACATATGCAA CAGGAGCGAGTGGATAAGGGCATAGAGACGGATGGCTCTAACCTGAGCGGGGTCAGTGCCAAGTGTGCCTGGGATGACTTGAGCCGACCTCCCGAGGATGAGGACGACAGCAGGAGCATTTGCATTGGGTCACAGCCACGCAGGCTGTCGGACAAAG ACACTGAACAGATTAGAGAGGCCCTGAGGAAAGGACTGGAGATTAACAGCAAGTCTGTCCTGCCTCCCATCAGCAGCCAGAGGCACAGTCAAGACCGGCCACA GAGCCGTAAGGGCAGTCTAGAAAGTGAGAGCTCAGCTGCTATCGTCCCTCACGAGTTGGTGCGAACACGACAGCTGGAAAGCGTGCATCTGAAGTTCAACCAGGAGTCTGGCACTCTTCTCCCACTGTGTCTCAG AGGTCGTCTGCTTCATGGCCGACATTTCACATATAAAAGCATTAATGGAGACACCGCAATCACCTTTGTATCCACTGGGGTAGAAGGGGCCTTTGCCACAGAAGAGCATCCGTATGCTGCACATGGACCATGGCTACAG ATACTTCTTACTGAGGAGTTTGTAGAGCAGATGCTAGCTGAAATTCAGGATTTGAGCACCCGTGAAGTG TCTAAGCTGCCTAAGGAGTACAGCTGGCCCGATAAGAAGCTAAAGATCTCTGTCCTACCAGACACAGTGTTTGACAGCCCACTGCAATAA
- the LOC113112818 gene encoding suppressor of fused homolog isoform X1 gives MDEMRPSSAAAAAAAHLGLASLFPPGLQAIYGESRRLYPDQANPLQVTAIVKYWLGGPDPLDYISMYRNMGCPGQDIPEHWHYVSLGLSDLYGDNRVHEFTGQEGPSGFGFELTFRLKREAGETGPPTWPAELMQGLARYVFQSENTFCSGDHISWHSPLDNSESRIQHMLLTEDPQMLPVQTPFGHVSFLQIVGVCTEELQAAQQWNGQGILDLLRGVHIAGGPWLITDMRRGETIFEIDPHMQQERVDKGIETDGSNLSGVSAKCAWDDLSRPPEDEDDSRSICIGSQPRRLSDKDTEQIREALRKGLEINSKSVLPPISSQRHSQDRPQQSVGHFQTQQTSRSRKGSLESESSAAIVPHELVRTRQLESVHLKFNQESGTLLPLCLRGRLLHGRHFTYKSINGDTAITFVSTGVEGAFATEEHPYAAHGPWLQILLTEEFVEQMLAEIQDLSTREVSKLPKEYSWPDKKLKISVLPDTVFDSPLQ, from the exons ATGGATGAGATGCGGCCTAGCagcgcagcagcagcagcagcagcgcaccTCGGCCTCGCCTCGCTCTTTCCCCCGGGATTGCAGGCCATTTATGGGGAATCCAGGCGCCTGTATCCCGATCAGGCGAACCCGCTGCAAGTCACAGCCATTGTGAAGTACTG GTTAGGGGGTCCAGATCCTCTGGACTACATCAGTATGTACAGAAACATGGGATGTCCTGGACAAGACATACCAGAACATTGGCACTATGTCAGCTTGGGTCTTAGTGATTTGTACGGGGACAACAGAGTTCATGA ATTCACAGGCCAAGAGGGCCCAAGTGGTTTTGGTTTTGAGCTCACATTTCGCTTGAAGAGAGAAGCAGGAGAGACGGGACCCCCTACCTGGCCAGCTGAGCTCATGCAAGGCCTGGCTCGATATGTGTTTCAATCAG AAAACACATTCTGTAGCGGCGATCACATTTCGTGGCACAGTCCGTTGGACAACAGCGAGTCTAGAATCCAGCATATGTTACTCACGGAGGACCCCCAGATGCTGCCAGTGCAGACCCCCTTTGGTCACGTCAGCTTCCTTCAG ATTGTGGGTGTTTGCACAGAGGAGCTGCAGGCAGCGCAGCAGTGGAACGGTCAAGGCATTCTGGACCTGCTGAGAGGAGTGCACAT CGCTGGGGGTCCATGGTTAATCACTGACATGAGAAGAGGGGAAACTATTTTTGAGATTGATCCACATATGCAA CAGGAGCGAGTGGATAAGGGCATAGAGACGGATGGCTCTAACCTGAGCGGGGTCAGTGCCAAGTGTGCCTGGGATGACTTGAGCCGACCTCCCGAGGATGAGGACGACAGCAGGAGCATTTGCATTGGGTCACAGCCACGCAGGCTGTCGGACAAAG ACACTGAACAGATTAGAGAGGCCCTGAGGAAAGGACTGGAGATTAACAGCAAGTCTGTCCTGCCTCCCATCAGCAGCCAGAGGCACAGTCAAGACCGGCCACA ACAATCAGTTGGACATTTCCAGACCCAGCAGACATCAAG GAGCCGTAAGGGCAGTCTAGAAAGTGAGAGCTCAGCTGCTATCGTCCCTCACGAGTTGGTGCGAACACGACAGCTGGAAAGCGTGCATCTGAAGTTCAACCAGGAGTCTGGCACTCTTCTCCCACTGTGTCTCAG AGGTCGTCTGCTTCATGGCCGACATTTCACATATAAAAGCATTAATGGAGACACCGCAATCACCTTTGTATCCACTGGGGTAGAAGGGGCCTTTGCCACAGAAGAGCATCCGTATGCTGCACATGGACCATGGCTACAG ATACTTCTTACTGAGGAGTTTGTAGAGCAGATGCTAGCTGAAATTCAGGATTTGAGCACCCGTGAAGTG TCTAAGCTGCCTAAGGAGTACAGCTGGCCCGATAAGAAGCTAAAGATCTCTGTCCTACCAGACACAGTGTTTGACAGCCCACTGCAATAA
- the LOC113112818 gene encoding suppressor of fused homolog isoform X2, whose translation MDEMRPSSAAAAAAAHLGLASLFPPGLQAIYGESRRLYPDQANPLQVTAIVKYWLGGPDPLDYISMYRNMGCPGQDIPEHWHYVSLGLSDLYGDNRVHEFTGQEGPSGFGFELTFRLKREAGETGPPTWPAELMQGLARYVFQSENTFCSGDHISWHSPLDNSESRIQHMLLTEDPQMLPVQTPFGHVSFLQIVGVCTEELQAAQQWNGQGILDLLRGVHIAGGPWLITDMRRGETIFEIDPHMQERVDKGIETDGSNLSGVSAKCAWDDLSRPPEDEDDSRSICIGSQPRRLSDKDTEQIREALRKGLEINSKSVLPPISSQRHSQDRPQQSVGHFQTQQTSRSRKGSLESESSAAIVPHELVRTRQLESVHLKFNQESGTLLPLCLRGRLLHGRHFTYKSINGDTAITFVSTGVEGAFATEEHPYAAHGPWLQILLTEEFVEQMLAEIQDLSTREVSKLPKEYSWPDKKLKISVLPDTVFDSPLQ comes from the exons ATGGATGAGATGCGGCCTAGCagcgcagcagcagcagcagcagcgcaccTCGGCCTCGCCTCGCTCTTTCCCCCGGGATTGCAGGCCATTTATGGGGAATCCAGGCGCCTGTATCCCGATCAGGCGAACCCGCTGCAAGTCACAGCCATTGTGAAGTACTG GTTAGGGGGTCCAGATCCTCTGGACTACATCAGTATGTACAGAAACATGGGATGTCCTGGACAAGACATACCAGAACATTGGCACTATGTCAGCTTGGGTCTTAGTGATTTGTACGGGGACAACAGAGTTCATGA ATTCACAGGCCAAGAGGGCCCAAGTGGTTTTGGTTTTGAGCTCACATTTCGCTTGAAGAGAGAAGCAGGAGAGACGGGACCCCCTACCTGGCCAGCTGAGCTCATGCAAGGCCTGGCTCGATATGTGTTTCAATCAG AAAACACATTCTGTAGCGGCGATCACATTTCGTGGCACAGTCCGTTGGACAACAGCGAGTCTAGAATCCAGCATATGTTACTCACGGAGGACCCCCAGATGCTGCCAGTGCAGACCCCCTTTGGTCACGTCAGCTTCCTTCAG ATTGTGGGTGTTTGCACAGAGGAGCTGCAGGCAGCGCAGCAGTGGAACGGTCAAGGCATTCTGGACCTGCTGAGAGGAGTGCACAT CGCTGGGGGTCCATGGTTAATCACTGACATGAGAAGAGGGGAAACTATTTTTGAGATTGATCCACATATGCAA GAGCGAGTGGATAAGGGCATAGAGACGGATGGCTCTAACCTGAGCGGGGTCAGTGCCAAGTGTGCCTGGGATGACTTGAGCCGACCTCCCGAGGATGAGGACGACAGCAGGAGCATTTGCATTGGGTCACAGCCACGCAGGCTGTCGGACAAAG ACACTGAACAGATTAGAGAGGCCCTGAGGAAAGGACTGGAGATTAACAGCAAGTCTGTCCTGCCTCCCATCAGCAGCCAGAGGCACAGTCAAGACCGGCCACA ACAATCAGTTGGACATTTCCAGACCCAGCAGACATCAAG GAGCCGTAAGGGCAGTCTAGAAAGTGAGAGCTCAGCTGCTATCGTCCCTCACGAGTTGGTGCGAACACGACAGCTGGAAAGCGTGCATCTGAAGTTCAACCAGGAGTCTGGCACTCTTCTCCCACTGTGTCTCAG AGGTCGTCTGCTTCATGGCCGACATTTCACATATAAAAGCATTAATGGAGACACCGCAATCACCTTTGTATCCACTGGGGTAGAAGGGGCCTTTGCCACAGAAGAGCATCCGTATGCTGCACATGGACCATGGCTACAG ATACTTCTTACTGAGGAGTTTGTAGAGCAGATGCTAGCTGAAATTCAGGATTTGAGCACCCGTGAAGTG TCTAAGCTGCCTAAGGAGTACAGCTGGCCCGATAAGAAGCTAAAGATCTCTGTCCTACCAGACACAGTGTTTGACAGCCCACTGCAATAA
- the LOC113112818 gene encoding suppressor of fused homolog isoform X4: protein MDEMRPSSAAAAAAAHLGLASLFPPGLQAIYGESRRLYPDQANPLQVTAIVKYWLGGPDPLDYISMYRNMGCPGQDIPEHWHYVSLGLSDLYGDNRVHEFTGQEGPSGFGFELTFRLKREAGETGPPTWPAELMQGLARYVFQSENTFCSGDHISWHSPLDNSESRIQHMLLTEDPQMLPVQTPFGHVSFLQIVGVCTEELQAAQQWNGQGILDLLRGVHIAGGPWLITDMRRGETIFEIDPHMQERVDKGIETDGSNLSGVSAKCAWDDLSRPPEDEDDSRSICIGSQPRRLSDKDTEQIREALRKGLEINSKSVLPPISSQRHSQDRPQSRKGSLESESSAAIVPHELVRTRQLESVHLKFNQESGTLLPLCLRGRLLHGRHFTYKSINGDTAITFVSTGVEGAFATEEHPYAAHGPWLQILLTEEFVEQMLAEIQDLSTREVSKLPKEYSWPDKKLKISVLPDTVFDSPLQ, encoded by the exons ATGGATGAGATGCGGCCTAGCagcgcagcagcagcagcagcagcgcaccTCGGCCTCGCCTCGCTCTTTCCCCCGGGATTGCAGGCCATTTATGGGGAATCCAGGCGCCTGTATCCCGATCAGGCGAACCCGCTGCAAGTCACAGCCATTGTGAAGTACTG GTTAGGGGGTCCAGATCCTCTGGACTACATCAGTATGTACAGAAACATGGGATGTCCTGGACAAGACATACCAGAACATTGGCACTATGTCAGCTTGGGTCTTAGTGATTTGTACGGGGACAACAGAGTTCATGA ATTCACAGGCCAAGAGGGCCCAAGTGGTTTTGGTTTTGAGCTCACATTTCGCTTGAAGAGAGAAGCAGGAGAGACGGGACCCCCTACCTGGCCAGCTGAGCTCATGCAAGGCCTGGCTCGATATGTGTTTCAATCAG AAAACACATTCTGTAGCGGCGATCACATTTCGTGGCACAGTCCGTTGGACAACAGCGAGTCTAGAATCCAGCATATGTTACTCACGGAGGACCCCCAGATGCTGCCAGTGCAGACCCCCTTTGGTCACGTCAGCTTCCTTCAG ATTGTGGGTGTTTGCACAGAGGAGCTGCAGGCAGCGCAGCAGTGGAACGGTCAAGGCATTCTGGACCTGCTGAGAGGAGTGCACAT CGCTGGGGGTCCATGGTTAATCACTGACATGAGAAGAGGGGAAACTATTTTTGAGATTGATCCACATATGCAA GAGCGAGTGGATAAGGGCATAGAGACGGATGGCTCTAACCTGAGCGGGGTCAGTGCCAAGTGTGCCTGGGATGACTTGAGCCGACCTCCCGAGGATGAGGACGACAGCAGGAGCATTTGCATTGGGTCACAGCCACGCAGGCTGTCGGACAAAG ACACTGAACAGATTAGAGAGGCCCTGAGGAAAGGACTGGAGATTAACAGCAAGTCTGTCCTGCCTCCCATCAGCAGCCAGAGGCACAGTCAAGACCGGCCACA GAGCCGTAAGGGCAGTCTAGAAAGTGAGAGCTCAGCTGCTATCGTCCCTCACGAGTTGGTGCGAACACGACAGCTGGAAAGCGTGCATCTGAAGTTCAACCAGGAGTCTGGCACTCTTCTCCCACTGTGTCTCAG AGGTCGTCTGCTTCATGGCCGACATTTCACATATAAAAGCATTAATGGAGACACCGCAATCACCTTTGTATCCACTGGGGTAGAAGGGGCCTTTGCCACAGAAGAGCATCCGTATGCTGCACATGGACCATGGCTACAG ATACTTCTTACTGAGGAGTTTGTAGAGCAGATGCTAGCTGAAATTCAGGATTTGAGCACCCGTGAAGTG TCTAAGCTGCCTAAGGAGTACAGCTGGCCCGATAAGAAGCTAAAGATCTCTGTCCTACCAGACACAGTGTTTGACAGCCCACTGCAATAA
- the LOC113112819 gene encoding E3 ubiquitin-protein ligase TRIM8-like: protein MSDQLVEMAENWWNCFEEELICPICLHVFVEPVQLPCKHNFCRGCISEAWAKDTASVRCPECNHAYNQKPNLENNIKLTNIVEKFNALNVEKAPAVLHCILCRRGPPLQAQKVCLRCNTPCCQSHIQTHLQQPCPAPGHLLVGVEEVQAWSCSHHDEYRLYHCDVEQVAVCQYCCFSRCAPKHGQAVCDVEVRRNDIRHMLMKQQDRIDDRVKDIEEQLYKLESDKLLVEDKVRQLKKEVRVQYHKMHQLLEDDLGRTLEVLDKAHSKYCQENSTQTLQLSERRQEAKKLLSSVQVVFDKAEDINIMKNTKPVKILMDRSQSSTGSVLPPCKVGHLNSKIFLSEVSKKEKNLRKILEAPFSTPAHFLQSISVHPSSVNTSGGEKRKHPTAFPESSTSLLESSSGPMSKQQFLAQGSTSTDGAMSQPPMVPCSSTQHIVGLSSSSSAQSVHHSSSVFTPADYPNPSSSQQAMLPQYGGRKILMCTMDNCYCSSVPSISNHRGHPSYPRSGSFPWTQDYTHPLPSTPSMSQPLQGLSMHDWIDASQSHRHPDFYGLYGQSSTKPYVTS, encoded by the exons ATGTCTGATCAACTGGTTGAGATGGCTGAGAACTGGTGGAACTGCTTCGAGGAGGAGCTCATTTGTCccatttgtttgcatgtgttCGTGGAGCCCGTGCAGCTGCCGTGCAAACACAACTTCTGCCGGGGCTGCATCAGCGAGGCCTGGGCCAAAGACACGGCCAGTGTGCGCTGCCCGGAGTGCAACCATGCATACAACCAGAAACCCAACCTGGAGAATAACATCAAACTGACTAATATTGTAGAAAAGTTTAACGCGCTGAACGTCGAGAAAGCTCCGGCCGTGTTGCATTGCATTCTGTGCAGGCGAGGGCCTCCTCTTCAAGCGCAGAAAGTGTGTCTTCGTTGTAATACACCGTGTTGCCAGTCTCACATCCAGACGCATCTCCAGCAGCCCTGTCCAGCCCCTGGACACCTCCTGGTGGGGGTTGAGGAGGTGCAGGCCTGGAGCTGCTCGCACCATGATGAGTACAGACTCTATCACTGCGATGTGGAACAGGTGGCGGTCTGCCAGTACTGCTGTTTCTCCAGATGTGCGCCCAAACACGGCCAAGCGGTGTGCGACGTGGAAGTGCGACGCAATGACATCAGG CATATGCTAATGAAGCAGCAGGATCGCATTGACGATAGAGTGAAAGACATCGAGGAGCAGCTGTATAAGTTAGAGTCTGACAAACTCCTGGTGGAG gATAAGGTCCGGCAGCTGAAGAAGGAGGTGCGTGTGCAGTATCACAAAATGCACCAGCTCTTAGAAGATGACCTGGGGAGAACTCTAGAGGTGCTGGATAAAGCACACTCCAAATACTGCCAGGAGAACTCGACCCAAACCCTGCAGCTCAGTGAGCGCCGTCAGGAGGCCAAGAAACTGCTCAGCTCTGTCCAAGTTGTGTTTGACAAGGCAGAGGATATTAACATTATGAAG AACACAAAACCAGTGAAAATACTCATGGACAG ATCTCAGTCAAGCACCGGCAGTGTTCTGCCTCCTTGTAAAGTGGGTCATCTTAATTCCAAAATATTCCTGTCTGAAGTCTCAAAAAAGGAAAAGAACTTGAGAAAAATACTGGAAG CACCATTCAGTACTCCTGCGCACTTCCTCCAGAGCATTTCTGTCCACCCCTCCAGTGTGAATACCTCTGGGGGGGAGAAACGCAAACACCCCACGGCCTTCCCTGAAAGCAGCACCAGCCTGCTGGAGTCCTCGTCAGGCCCCATGAGCAAACAGCAGTTCCTGGCTCAAGGCTCCACCTCCACAGACGGGGCGATGTCGCAGCCGCCCATGGTTCCCTGTAGCTCCACCCAGCACATTGTAGGCCTCAGCAGTAGCAGCAGTGCCCAGTCTGTCCATCATTCCAGTTCAGTTTTTACTCCTGCTGACTACCCCAACCCCAGCTCGTCCCAGCAGGCCATGCTGCCGCAGTACGGCGGCCGTAAGATTCTCATGTGCACGATGGACAACTGCTACTGCTCTAGTGTCCCCTCCATATCGAACCACCGTGGCCATCCTTCCTACCCGCGCTCTGGATCTTTCCCTTGGACACAGGACTACACCCACCCCCTGCCCTCCACGCCCTCAATGTCCCAGCCTCTCCAGGGGCTCTCCATGCATGACTGGATCGATGCCTCACAGAGCCACAGGCACCCTGATTTCTATGGATTGTACGGCCAATCTTCCACTAAACCATACGTCACCAGTTAA